The nucleotide sequence CACTTCCAAAACCTACGGTGTCGGGCATTCGTGTTTCGTCCGTTCGCCGGACAGCAAAGAATTCTGGCACATCTTTCATGCAAAAATGGATCGCAGTGGTGGGTGGCGTCGCGCGGTGTTCGTCCAGCCATTCAGGTTCTCAACCGACGGTTTTCCAGAGTTCGGTCAGCCCGTGACAGCTGGGGAACCATTGATGCGACCGTCCGGTTCTGAAATGCCAATGTTGCAATTGCCATATCAAAGCGACCTGACCACAGATCACAGTTACTTTGGACACCACCAGTTTTACGAACCGCTGGACGGAGGGTTAAAGCTTGGAACGCCACCTGCGGAGCCGGTGAACGTGTACCGAAGCGGCGAAAAGATCCTCCTGAATGCTTTGGTTCCCAACGATTTCACGGCAAGTATCAACATCAACTTTAATGGGAATTCGGAGTCAACGGATGCGGGTCTGCTCTTCAGGACCACAGCTCCCGCTGTGGGGTTTGATGCTCAAAGAGGTTATTTCGTTGGCCTGAAGCCAAAGGAAAACACCGTATTGCTCGGCAAAATGGATGGTCGGCAGTGGAAAGAACTGATTCGAAAGCCGGTGTCTATCGATGTCTCAAAAGAGCAGCGTCTGAGTGTGACCGTCGTTGGAGACGAAATTTCCGTAAAAGTGAATGGCATAGCCGTGCTGTCACAGACCGATTCGGCATATGCATCGGGAACGGTCGGCCTTCGGGTTGTCAATACGACGGCTGTATTCAGTAAATTCAATCTGACGAAACCCATGGCCGTTGATCGTCTGTCTGAGTGACAACGCCTTCCCGAATCTCGCAGTTGTCCATGTCCATCATTTTTGGGTGGTGGTGCTGCTGCTTCGGTGGGCTTGTGGTTTACTGACGCGGATACAGAATTGGGCAACCTGGCAGACACCGATTGACACCGATCGGTAATCCGGAGACAGTAATGTCGGCTCTGGCGGTGCGATGCACAGGCTGATGTTTCGTCAGCCAGGATACTTTGCGTGTCCATCAGAATAAGGTGCAAGTGAGCAGAAGCCTGCTTCTGTCACTTGGGCAGAGCTGACGGGGTGATTCGTCACCCCGTTTTGTTTTCAATCATCGTGAAAAGTTTGCGGGCCGCATAGCAAACCTGAGTATTCAAAAATGGCATGGATCATTGCTGCTGCAGTCGCAATGGCTATCGCAGTCGCCTTTGTACTATTGAAGTCGACGCAGGATTCGAAATCCACGCCTCCCCGGCGTAAGCCCGAGCCATTCACGCTGGCGGATTTGCTTGAACGACTCCAACTTACGGAAGAAGACGCCCGTCAGCTGGAATCGCCGCAATGGCGCAAGGCCTTCATTCCAAAATCCAGTGGCGGAACTCGCCTTCTCGAAATTCCGGATGACGTCACTCTGGCTTTGCAACGCCGAATTCTGCATCGACTTTTGTCCGGGCTCAAAAGTCATCCTGCGGCCATTGGCTTTGAGAACGGCAAAAGCATTGTCGATGCCGCCAGACCTCATTCGGGAAAGCAATTTGTCATCCGAATTGATATCGAACGGTTCTTCGAATCAACACCGGTCACGCGCGTCGAAGAATATTTTCGATTCATCGGCTGGACGGATGATGCGATCAGGCTGCTGACGACGATCACGACCTGCGAAGGTCATTTGCCGCAGGGGGCCGCCACCAGTCCGCGGCTCAGCAATCTGGTTAATATCCGCATGGACCATGCTTTGCAGAACGTGGCGGAGCGATTTCACGGGCACTATACCCGCTATGCAGATGACATTACATTCTCATTTCACTTTCGCAGTGGCCGTAAGGCTCGAGGCATCGTTCAGGTGATACGCCGAATTCTCAGGCAATCCGGTTATCGTATGAATTCGGAAAAGACCCGCATTTTGCGAGCACACCAGCAGCAGCAGGTGATGGGCCTGGTTGTCAACGAAAAGGTCGCCATTCCCCGATCGCGACGCCGCCAGTTGAGAGCGGCCCGTCATCGGGTGCGTCAGGGAAAGCCTGCGACCTTCAGTCCTGAACAGCTGCAGGGATGGACTGCCTTCGAAAAAATGGTAGAAGACCAGGCATCGATAGACTGATTGATGCCAGGGTTCAAAATGTCCTGATTCGATTCTTCGGTTCTCAGTGGAGGATCAATCGGAGATGGCGTCTGAAACTGCAACAATGGTGAGCGAAATGTCTGGATATTTTGGGTCCGGTAATGACAGCCGACCAGAACTTAACGACAGATCAGAATTCATGTTTGGCAAAAGACTGCAATACTCGTTAATGCTCCTCTTCCTTCTGTGCGGCGTAGATGCTTTCGCAGTTGATAAGTCACTGGAAGGCATTGCATGTCGGTCGGTGCATTTGGCATGGGCAGAAGTGCCGGATGCGACAGCTTTCTACAATGAAGCACATGTCCAGCAGTCGGCTGACGGAACATACTTTGCCGTCTGTGGTTTCAGCCGCGGATACTATGGCATCCAGGAATTGTACGACGGTCGCAAGGTGATCATCTTTTCGGTCTGGGATCCCGGCAAACAAAATAACCCAAATGAAGTCGACGAGGCTCAACGTGTCAAGTTGCTGTACAATCATCCGGATGTCACTGTGCGAAGGTTCGGCAATGAAGGCACTGGTGGGCAGAGCTTTCTGAATTTCGACTGGAAGGTCGGGCAGACGTATCGGTTCGCTGTGGCGGCAAGACGTAATACCAATCGAACCGAATACGCTTCGTTCTTTTTTCATCCCGACAAGAAGGAGTGGCTTCATCTTGTCACCTTCAGCACGTTGACTCCGGATACGTTGCTTAAGGGATACTATTCGTTTGTCGAAGACTTTCGTCGAAATCGTGAATCCGCCCAGAAGACTCGTACAGCTTTGTTTTCAAATCCTGCGGTGCGGCAAATCGACGGTCAATGGTCGCCGGTCCGAAAGGCTCGCTTTACAGCGGATTCAAATCCGGCTGTGAATATCAACGCTGGTCTAAGGGATGGTCAGTGTTACCTTTCGACAGGCGGAGAAATCAGCAATACAGACACCCCTTTGAACCACTTCATCACCCGAACGAATGTCGAAACTGTGGTGCCGGAAGGTGTGGAGCAGGTGATCCGTGCGTGGCTGGAAAGTCCGTTGAAGTAGCCAAGGGGGCCCCGGGGCTTCTCATGTTTCCCGATGAATCTGGCGGGTCTTCTGTCATAACGACAGACGCACGACACATTTTGTCTACAATTCGTCGAGCCCCTGGATGGCCGTGTATTAGTCGGCCGACTGCCTCCGGGTTGGAATCGGTCGGCGCACGCTCGCCGTTGAATCACATGGGGCTTACCACCACGTCATCAGGGCGCAACGCCCGATGTTTTCATCAGTGAATGAACCTTCCACCGGAGCTTTTCATCATGCGGCGCGAATGGATGATCGTTTTGTTCTGCCTTTTCTCCGTCGCAATGTTCGTAAATCAGGGTACGAATATTGCCGACGAGAAACGACCCCTTCGAGTTGACTGGGCGGAAATCAAGATCAGTGGTAGTTATCCGGAAACGTCACAAATGCCGGGCTTGTTTGGCGATTTAACGGAGAGCCTCCCCACGATTCTGGATCGCATGGATCAGGCTGCTCGTGATAAATCGCTCAAGGGAGTCTTGCTGCATATTGATGGCGTGGAGATAGGCTGGGCGAAGTTGAACGAGCTTCAGGCAGGCATTCGCAAGATGCGAGAAGCAGGGAAGACTGTTTGGGCCCGAATGAATGATGCGGGGACCAGGGACTACCTGCTGGCGTGTTCGTGCGAACGAATCATCATGCCGGAGTCGTCTACCATCATGATCACCGGGCTGCGTGCCGAAGTGACCTTCTACCGCAATCTGTTTGAAATGCTGGATATCAAAGCCGATATGCTTCGCGTCGGTGCGTACAAGTCCGCAGCGGAACCATATACACGTACCGAAATGAGCGATGAGTTTCGGGCTGAAATGGAAGAAATCCTGGATGCGTTCTACCAGATTATCGTCACACAGATTTCGGAATCGCGAAAGCTCTCTGAAGAGCAGGTCAAGGCAATCATTGACGAGGGTATTCATTCCGCAGGGCGAGCCAAAGAGTTGGGGCTTCTGGATGACATCGCTTATGAGGACGAGTTAGCGGCCCTGATCAGGAATGGGCAGGACATCGATCTGCGCATGCGATCGGACTATCGTAAGAAGAAACCAAATACGGAGCTGGATCTGTTCTCTCTGATGGAGATCCTGGGCGGGGGAAAGAAAGATATGGGCAGCACTCGACCACGCATCGCAGTGGTCTATGCTGAAGGACCCATTACCTCGGGGAATTCACCTACAGGTCTGTTTGGTGAAGCTGGAATCAGTTCTGATAAGCTGGTGCCTTTGATTCAGAAACTTGGCAAAGACGAGAACGTCAAAGCCATCGTTCTGCGCGTCGACAGTCCTGGCGGCAGCGCGCTGGCAAGCGACCTGATCTGGCGAGCACTGGAGGCCACGGAAAAGCCTCTTGTTGTCAGCATGGGTGATGTCGCGGCCAGCGGCGGATATTACATCAGTATGGGAGCTGAAAAGATCTTTGCTGAGCCGGGGACTATTACCGGTTCAATCGGCGTTGTCGGGGGAAAGCTGTCTTTCGAAGGCCTGATGAAAAAGGTCGGCGTGACACAGTCCGTCGTTCAGCGTGGCCGGAACAGCGGGGTGCTAAGCGTCACAGAGGCGTTTACGGAGTCTGGTAAAGAAACCATGCAGCGAATGCTGAACACTATCTACGAGCAATTCACGAGGAAGGCTGCAGCTGGTAGAAAGATGGACTATGAGAAGCTGGAAGCGATGGCACGCGGCCGAGTCTATACCGGCGTCCGAGCGAAAGCGCTTGGATTGGTTGACGAAGTCGGCACGCTCGACGATGCCATCGCCCACGCGAGAGTGATTCTGAACGACACAGAAAAGAAGCTTGAACTGGATACGCTGCCGAAACCCCAAAGCCCGCTGGAAATGCTGCTGGGGCACGCTCGGCATCAGCAGGCTCAACCTGTGGCTCGGGCATTCGCAGAGCTACTTCCGGCGCAGATTCGTCCTGCCATCAGGCATCTCGACGCGCTGAATCAGCTGGCCAAAGAACCTGCACTGACAATCCTGCCATACTCACTACGGATTGAATAGTTAATTCCATGAATCACCCAGTCATTATTTCGACCGAGGAACTTGCTGCGCAGTCCGGCAACTCCAATTTGGCAATCGTCGATTGCCGTTTCAAGCTTGGGGTTCCGGACTATGGCAGAGAAGCCTACCTGGCGGAACATATTCCCGGGGCTGTCTATGCTCACCTGGACGATGATCTGTCGGGGCCGATCATCGAAGGAGAAACAGGACGCCATCCCCTGCCTGCCGTTGAAATCTTTCAGCAGTTGTTGAGTTCCTGGGGAATCGATTCCGAAACAACAGTCGTAGCGTATGACGACGCATCAAGCGTTTATGCAGGGCGTCTGTGGTGGATGTTGAAATGGATGGGGCATGACAGTGTCTCCGTACTGGATGGCGACTGGCGTAAGTGGAAACGCGAAAACCGACCCGTAAAATCAGGTGAAGAAACGCGGCGACACCGCCCATTTGTCCCCGTGCTTCGACCAGAAATGCAGGTGAGCGTTGATGATGTGGCGGCAAATATCGCTCAGGGACGATGGAAAGTCTTCGACTCGCGTGATGAATCACGTTACGAAGGGCATCCGAATCCACTGGACCCTGTCGCCGGACACATCCCCGGTGCTGTGTCCGCCTGGTTCGCCAGGAACCTGGACTCAGATGGCTGTTTCCTGCCTCCTGAAACTCTGAAGGCTCGCTTCGATCAACTACTCGCCGAAACGCTGCCAGAGGATTCTGTGTTTTACTGCGGTTCGGGTGTGAGTGTTCACAACAATCTGATTGCACTTGCTCTGGCTGGCTTTTCAGAATTGCCCCGCGTTTATATTGGCTCATGGAGCCACTGGATTTCAGACCCCAATCGTCCGGTCGAAACGACACTGCCATGATAGAGGTCGATGAGTCGCAACCCTACATCATCAAGGTGCCAGGGGTGCTATCGGAGGTTGAATGCAACCTCTTGATAGAACGCATCGAGTCGATGGGGCCGACGACGGCGACAGTCAATACGCTCTCGGGAACTCAGGTTAAACCTCGAATTCGTAACAACGACCGAGTCATCTTTGATGATGACAGTCTCGCGGCATTGTTGATGGAACGACTGAGTTCCGACGCTCCCAAAACCTGCCACGGAATGAAACTGGTCGGTGCAAATGAACGATTTCGGTGCTATCGATATCAAAAAGGTATGCGTTTCGCCCCGCATTCCGACGGGGCATTTTACCGTAACGATTTCGAATTCAGCTGTTACACCTGCCTTGTCTATCTCAACAGCAGTTTCAAAGGAGGTGCCACGACATTTGTTACGGAGCCTGAGATTGTTATCCGCCCGGTCACCGGCATGGCATTACTATTTCAGCATCCGATCATCCACGAAGGGAGCGTCGTCGAATCCGGCGTCAAGTATGTCTGCCGAACGGACTTAATGTACCGCTCGCAAGAGAAAACGGCAGACAAGTGACGCGGCAGAAATCGCAACGGTTGCTTGCGATTGACCTGCAGGCCGTTGGGTGGTACCGCTGTCCTTTCAACCCTCCGTCGCACCTTTGCGGGCAAGAACGTCGACGCGCCGGCACTCGATGGGTGGTGTCCGTATTTCGGAATTCTTCGTAGAGGGAGTTTTGATAATATCACTTCTCTGCCAGCCAGGCGTGAGAACGTGGAATGCGTCAGGAAGTTCCGCGTCGAATTCTCGGAGCCTCCGCCAATTTTTCCGACAATTTGCCAGTTGCAAATCGTCCGCATCGACCACAGCGCGAATCGTCCTCGATGTCTGCGATCATTGCACAGCTCTGCCTGGAAAGGCAGGTCTTCTGTTTCACGCAGTGAACAGCATATTGTTTGCTGGCAGCATTTTCCGATCATTCCGATCGCAGAATCTTCTCCATCGGTCTTCCTTTCGCCAACTCGTCCACCAGTTTGTCCATGTATCTGACTTTCTGCGTTAATTCATTCTCGATTTCTTCAACGCGGTAACCGCAGATGACGCCTGTGATCAAGTGTGCGTTGGGGTTCAGTTTCGCTGCCCCAAAGAATTGTTCAAACGTGACTTTGTTTTCGATTTGCTTCTGGAGCTTCTTTTCGGTGAAACCGGTGAGCCATCGAATCACCTGGTGAAGCTCATCCTTGCTTCGCCCTTTCTTTTCAACTTTCGCAATGTAATGCGGATATACCGATGAAAATGTCATCCCGGCAATTCGTTCATCATGACTTTTTCTGCTGTCCATCATTGTGCCTCGCTCAGACTGGAGACTGTCCCGTAACTGAACCACACTTTACATCGTCCCGACATAAGTGTCGCGTTCAACGATCGGCATTTGAACCGCGATACGGGGTTGATCTCATAGAATTGTTATCCACTGCAGCGATCATTCATCAGTGGATGTCGAATCGCGCCCTCGACGAATTCGGGCATGAATGTCGACTGAAGGTTGGCACAACGCGTCCCCTTCCGTTCGACGTTTTGAACTCGAAACGGTGGATGTTTGGAAAACGGTGAGTTTCCTATGGGACCTGAACAGTCCATCGCCGTGATTGATGGGAGATTCACGGTAGCGGCTGAAATCTTCAGCAGAAAAAAGACCAGGGAGAACTACTTGAAACTGAAGATATCCGCTGTCGGAAGGTCTTTGATCGTCCGCAGGCCGAACAACTGCAGAAACCGTTCCGTGGTGACGTAGCTGACATCGGTTCGCTTGTCCCCGGTACGCTGCAATTCAACCAGTTGAAGCCGAAGCAATTGACGAAGAAGTGACATACAGTTCGGGCGGTCAATCTGAGTCATTTCTTCCTTGGTTAAAGGCTGGTTGTAAGCAACGTAGGCCAGCACTTCCAGAACTTCAGGCGAAAGTTTGACTTCCCGCGGGCCTATGCCAAAGGCTCGCAGACTGACGTCATGAAACTGCTCCCTCAGCTCCAGGCGAAATCCGCCTTCGTGCAATCGGATTTCGTATGGTCGATTCTGACGTAAGTAGGTCTGGTTGAGTGAATCCACCAGCGAAACAGCCACTCGGGCATCAACATCCTGACCAATCAATGACGCCAGTTTCCGGGCGGTGAGGGCCACGTCACCACCGACAAACAGTGCCGCCTCAATCACCTGCCCTGGTGTGACGCGGCGAAGACCTTCGACCAGTAACTTGTCATCGGAATCAACATCGCCCTCATTGCGGGATGCGAGTTCTTCTGCCAACTGCTGACCCACCGAAAGGCCGCTGGTGTTGGCATCATCATCCGATGTATGGTTTTGATCTTCAGCGAAGTCATTCAGCGCAGAACCAACCTGACGCTCGGCTTCGTCCAGAGCCTGCAGGGCCTGCCGGTATGCAAGTTCAATGTCTCCGGGGTCATCAGCGTCGACCCCGGGATCTGATTCCTGTAAGCCCGGTTCGGTGGAAGGCTGAGGCCTGTCGACCACGGACCATTCGGCGCCCGTGTCATCAGTGAGTTGCGGCGTCACTTCATCAGGAGTGGCAACAACCTCCGGATCTTCGCTGTCGGACATCTGATTCTCCGAGCAATGAACGACTGCTTATTCGAAGTTTTCTTTCGAGAATGCCGCGGCCATTTTCCCGGCAAACCGCAGAATGCCTGTCTCCATCGTCAGATCGATGTTTACGACACTATCTGCGACTTTGACGTCGAACACGACCATGTCGTCATTGCCTTTCATCGCATCAATGGCACGCAGGCGTGTTCGCTCCATGGCACGGCGAGCTTCTTTTTCTTCCGGGGTCTTTCCTTCATCAGTTCCGGTCTTTGCGACTTCCTGGAAGTGCTGAACCCAGGGCAGTCCACGAAGTTCGATGTGAGCCACAACGCCATTCCTGGCTGGTTCCCCAAGAGACTCAATGACGGACTTTAGGGTTGCCGAGGCATCCGGACCTGAGGCAAGCCAGACATGGTTGTCTGCAACACCAACCAGCAGAGCTTGATTTGCGCCAAAAAAGCGGTCGACAATTCCGATGTAACCTTCGGCGAGCTGCACCCTGTGAATCACGACCTTGCCCACCGTCTCAACATTGGTTTCAACTGTATTGCCGTTGCCCGCATCCTTAAGCAGCGGCAAAAGCTCATTCAGGCGAGTTGCATTTGGCGCTGAAAGACAGGCCACCGTGTTGAACTTACCGTCTCCCACAGGCGATGACTCAACCATGGCATTGATGTATCCGGTGGCGATTCCGTCTTTCGTAAGATTCATCAGCCCGTCCAGCAATTGACGAGTTGCTGTGCGCTGTGCGTCATTGAGGTCTTTGTCCGCTTCAATACGACTGTCCAGGTCCTTCTTGATCAGGTCCAGTGTTTCGTTGGCATGGCCCTGACGCATCTTGTCCAGTGGATGGTTCACTCGGACAGACAACGCACTGTCTTTCAGGGGGGCGATTCCATCGAATGCATCCGGCTGCGTATCAAATTCTGCGATGGTTTCTGCCAGATCGGTGCCGGGGATGGCTTTCGCAGTTAGTCCCAACGCGGCCTTGTGATCGCTTCGATCCACATTGAGTGTCGCCCGAATTTCCGAGGCCTGTACCATCAGTCGCTGCAGCTCATTCAGCTGATGCTGCATCAGAGCCTGTCTGAGCTCAAATTCTGTTGTTGATTCAGCCGGACGCTTCTGGATTGTGTCCATTGTTACCCGACGGAGCTCTGCAAAAGCAGTGACTCGTTTTTCCATGTCTTCAGATGTTTGTGCTGAGTTGACCAGTTCGGCTGCCATTGCGCCGTTGTCGCCCAGCAGATTTTCCACATCTTTCAAAGGGTCACCTGCCTTCATCATCAACTGACGAAGGATAGGAAGGTTGCTGGTACTGGTGGTCAGGGTCAGAACCGCATACTTGAGATCCGGAATGACGCGCATCCAGCCTCCATCGGTTTCGGGTCCTTCAACCACCTGAACGCTGTAAAGAGTTCTTTCCTGCGGATCGCGAACCGTCGAATAGCCCAGCGCATCCAGGTTGTCGCGGAATTCATCGCCCAGCGAAGACTTACCTTCCGGGGGGGCAAGCGGAATCCATATCAGGTAACCCGTCGGGGTCATGCCAGTCAGCACATCAACTCGTACGGGACGGCCTCCATCGATTCCGATCTGGAACATATCGATGTAGTCGTTGAGATTCACCCATTGTTCCTGCTCGGTCTCGTTTGTTAAATCGATGATCGATTTGAGATCAGCCTTGAGGGAATCAAATCCCGGGTGCAGCACTGTTACCCTTGGGTGGTGTGGTTCCTGTGAGAAACTACGCTCTGGTGACAGAACTGTGATGCTCGTCACGACAAGGGCAGCGACAAAAGACAACTTCTTCATACTGTTCATTAAAACCACCAGTTCGAAAGGGAATCAGACTGGATGTGAGTGATGGACGAGCCCTGCTGACAAGCACTCCAGTCGCCTGCGATACAGGGAAGTTGGCGCAGATTGTATGCGATTGTGGCAAGACAGGTAAATACACGCTTGGGGCGCCAACCGGGTCTCTCTGAAATCTCGCAACCGGGAGCCGGACGACGATCAACTTTGCCCCCGCCGTGATCGTCTGTAACGCTAACGGATATCAAGTGTTTCGGCAAATGTTGAGGGCGACTGATGTCAATTCGCAGGAGCCCGTATGAGTAATGCGTTGTACTTCAAGACACAGAGTGTTGAAGGACTGAATCTGGTCGCCAACCTCGAAGAGGAATTCAGTAGTGTCCGACATATCCGAAAGCAGGGGCAGCGGCCTTTCGTTGAGCGTGGCCCGCACGCCTATTCCTGAACAATTCACTGAGATTTGCAGGGATTCGCTGGGCTCTACGCCGGTTGGTGCGTGAAACCGACGAATCAGACGGGCGATTGTTGGCTGAATGTCACTGAAGCGAACGGGAAGCTGACATTTCGTTTCAGTTGGCGAGTCGCCTGAAACAGAAATCCACGGACCAGCCAGTCGGATTCGGTGAATGATCATACCGAAAGGGCCTTCACTCACACAAGAATGCGCCGGCGAGACATGTCCGGCACGGGAATGGCGAATGTGGAATCAACCGGTTTTCCAAACCGGTAAACGAAAAAAGCGACCAGCACCGTTTGATGCTGGTCGCTCTGTAAGCGAGGTCGACGGGACTTGAACCCGCGGCCTCCAACGTGACAGGCTGGCGCTCTAACCAACTGAGCTACGACCCCTCGCTTTCGCGGAGACTATCTGAACCTCTCATGAGTTTCAAGTTCCGACACGGCTGAATTTCGGCAGTTCCCGGACAGATCTTTGGGTAATTGTCCGGATTACCGCCGCGAGCCGCGACCTTCTCGATCGCGATCTCCGCCTCTTTCGTTTCCGCCGCCATTCTCCCGATTTCGGGGTGGTCGATCGCCCCGAGGGGAACGCTCTTCGCGGGGCTTGCGTTCAGGCCGTTCGTCTCGAGCTGGTCGTTCGTCCCGGACTGGTCGTTCATCTCGAGCCGGCCGTTCACTCCGCTCCGATCGTTCTCCACGTCCGGAACGCTCCCTGGAAGCTCGATCATCTCGTGCCGGGCGGTCGTCTCGTGGGGGTCTTGGGCTTCGTGGCGGTCGTTCGACGCGTTCCTGTCGATCATCTCCTGTCGGGCGATCATCGCGTCCGGGTCTGTTACCCCTCGGCGGTCGAGCTTCTCGAGAAGGCCGTTCACCGCGAGGCGGACGATCATCTCTGGAATGTCGATCGGGCCCGCGGCCGGAGCGGCTTCCCCCGGAAGAGCGGTCTCCCGGGCCTCGTCCTCGGCTGGACCTTCGATTGTAATCATCTGCTGACGGATGCTTGATTGAAAGGCACCCAATAGCTTCCTCCCAGGACGGGACGTCGGCAAATTCCGGAGCCACATGCTGCACTCCCGAATTTCCCCGGCCTGATCTTCGTCGTGGGCGTGGACGCTCATCAGACTCTTCGTCTCGATCATCCTCGAAGTCGTCGTCATCGTCCTCGGCCGATCGACCACGCGCCGGTCGAGTATCTTCACGAGATTCACGATCGCCTCGGCCGCGTCCTCGACCGCGAGCCCCGCGGCGTCCACGAGGTGGAGCTTTTTCTTCGACCTCAGTATCGTCGTCCTCTTCAATCTCTCCGAAAATCAAGTCGTCATCGTCGTCATCAAAGTCGTCGACTGCAGGACCGCGGTTCGAAGCTCCGACTTTGTCGGCGGGTTTTTCGACACTTTCGCTATCACGATCTCCGCGACCGCGGCCTCGACCACGTCTTCCTCTGCGGCCCCGGCGGCCTGATCGTTCAGGTTTGTCTTCTGCTTCAACAACTGTTTCTTCGTCTTCTTCGTCGTCATCCTGAACAACCGGAGTGATGGGACGACGTTGTGCTCGTTCACTGCTGGCTGAAACGCTGACAAAATCTTCCTGATCTTCTTCGAAAATAATGTCTCCGAGATCGTCATCTGCGTCATCAGACGACGCCCCTTCGTCTCGACTGCGTTCCCCTCGTCGACGACGCCCGCGCCCGCGACCGCCGCGTCGACGACCTCGGCGTTTCTTTCCGTCGGTCTCTTCGGTGTCATCGGCTGAAACCTCAACTCTTTCGACGGACTCGTCTTCGTCTTCCTCATCGTCGACTTTGACAGCGGAAGAGGGTTTCTCGGAATCGTCCCATACCCAGCGGTCGAGCTCGTTCCAGTAAGCATCATCACCTTTGTCGGCTTTGGCCGAATGTTCGCCCGGCTTCGGTTCGCTGCGGTCGGAACGAGCGGGTCCCTCGCTTCGAGATCCACGGTTTGGCGCGTTTCGCTCTGCTTCTGCCTTATGTCGTGGAGGCGATGGACGACGTTCCGCTGCGACCTTCGAAGGTTCCGCGTCGTCATCATCGAAGACGATGTCGTCATCGTCTGGTTCTTCTTCGTCTTCCAGATCCTCATCGTCCACGTCTACATCGTCGTCCTCTTCTTCTTCGTCCAGCTCGTCCTCATCGTCGTCTTCTTCGTCCTCCTCCTCATCATCATCATCATCATCATCTACCAAATCGATGTCGTCGTCGTCCTCTTCTTCTTCGTCTAGCTCGTCCTCATCTTCATCTTCTTCGTCGTCCTCATCCTCTTCTTCGTCCTCGTCGTCATCGAATTCGAAGTCTTCGTCGGCGACTTCCTCATCGTCTTCGTCTTCGTCGAAATCCTCGTCGTCGTCCTCGGAGAAAACAATCAGGTCTTCGATATCTTCCTCGAATTCCAGCGAGGATGCAGGCTCGTCATCCCGGACATCGTCGTCCTGCCGGGATGAGACTGCGGAGGATCCCTGAGCATTGGCGTTCGAGGCGACGACGTCGTCGTACTCGTCAAACAACAGTTCGCCGCCAACATCTGCAACACTGTCCTGCTGCTGCAGCCAGTTGTACTGGCTGGCCAGGGAAGACGGTTTTTCGCCGATTGGGCTGTTTTTCTCTTCGTCCGACTTGGTCATCGAGTTTTTTCTCTAACAAATTCTCTCATGAGCGTGGGCCACGAGCTGTCCACCGGGGCCGCGCAGAACCGGCCATGAACGCCGTTCAGTTCGCGCTGGAAATGCAACCGGGGATTGAAGCGAAAAGGCTATCCCGTCTGGAGGCAGATTGCAATCGGTGGCGGTATGCGTAACTCCAACAATACCACTCATGCAACTGGATTTTTACGAAATCCATTCTGCCCCCGGGCCAACTCTTCAATTCCACCATTCGAGATTCGGCAATCTGCCAGTGGGGCCGTGAACCTGTGAGCCATTTGGC is from Planctomycetaceae bacterium and encodes:
- a CDS encoding reverse transcriptase family protein; translation: MAWIIAAAVAMAIAVAFVLLKSTQDSKSTPPRRKPEPFTLADLLERLQLTEEDARQLESPQWRKAFIPKSSGGTRLLEIPDDVTLALQRRILHRLLSGLKSHPAAIGFENGKSIVDAARPHSGKQFVIRIDIERFFESTPVTRVEEYFRFIGWTDDAIRLLTTITTCEGHLPQGAATSPRLSNLVNIRMDHALQNVAERFHGHYTRYADDITFSFHFRSGRKARGIVQVIRRILRQSGYRMNSEKTRILRAHQQQQVMGLVVNEKVAIPRSRRRQLRAARHRVRQGKPATFSPEQLQGWTAFEKMVEDQASID
- the sppA gene encoding signal peptide peptidase SppA encodes the protein MRREWMIVLFCLFSVAMFVNQGTNIADEKRPLRVDWAEIKISGSYPETSQMPGLFGDLTESLPTILDRMDQAARDKSLKGVLLHIDGVEIGWAKLNELQAGIRKMREAGKTVWARMNDAGTRDYLLACSCERIIMPESSTIMITGLRAEVTFYRNLFEMLDIKADMLRVGAYKSAAEPYTRTEMSDEFRAEMEEILDAFYQIIVTQISESRKLSEEQVKAIIDEGIHSAGRAKELGLLDDIAYEDELAALIRNGQDIDLRMRSDYRKKKPNTELDLFSLMEILGGGKKDMGSTRPRIAVVYAEGPITSGNSPTGLFGEAGISSDKLVPLIQKLGKDENVKAIVLRVDSPGGSALASDLIWRALEATEKPLVVSMGDVAASGGYYISMGAEKIFAEPGTITGSIGVVGGKLSFEGLMKKVGVTQSVVQRGRNSGVLSVTEAFTESGKETMQRMLNTIYEQFTRKAAAGRKMDYEKLEAMARGRVYTGVRAKALGLVDEVGTLDDAIAHARVILNDTEKKLELDTLPKPQSPLEMLLGHARHQQAQPVARAFAELLPAQIRPAIRHLDALNQLAKEPALTILPYSLRIE
- a CDS encoding DUF2200 domain-containing protein → MDSRKSHDERIAGMTFSSVYPHYIAKVEKKGRSKDELHQVIRWLTGFTEKKLQKQIENKVTFEQFFGAAKLNPNAHLITGVICGYRVEEIENELTQKVRYMDKLVDELAKGRPMEKILRSE
- a CDS encoding 2OG-Fe(II) oxygenase; the protein is MIEVDESQPYIIKVPGVLSEVECNLLIERIESMGPTTATVNTLSGTQVKPRIRNNDRVIFDDDSLAALLMERLSSDAPKTCHGMKLVGANERFRCYRYQKGMRFAPHSDGAFYRNDFEFSCYTCLVYLNSSFKGGATTFVTEPEIVIRPVTGMALLFQHPIIHEGSVVESGVKYVCRTDLMYRSQEKTADK
- a CDS encoding sulfurtransferase — protein: MNHPVIISTEELAAQSGNSNLAIVDCRFKLGVPDYGREAYLAEHIPGAVYAHLDDDLSGPIIEGETGRHPLPAVEIFQQLLSSWGIDSETTVVAYDDASSVYAGRLWWMLKWMGHDSVSVLDGDWRKWKRENRPVKSGEETRRHRPFVPVLRPEMQVSVDDVAANIAQGRWKVFDSRDESRYEGHPNPLDPVAGHIPGAVSAWFARNLDSDGCFLPPETLKARFDQLLAETLPEDSVFYCGSGVSVHNNLIALALAGFSELPRVYIGSWSHWISDPNRPVETTLP
- a CDS encoding DUF3472 domain-containing protein, with translation MASETATMVSEMSGYFGSGNDSRPELNDRSEFMFGKRLQYSLMLLFLLCGVDAFAVDKSLEGIACRSVHLAWAEVPDATAFYNEAHVQQSADGTYFAVCGFSRGYYGIQELYDGRKVIIFSVWDPGKQNNPNEVDEAQRVKLLYNHPDVTVRRFGNEGTGGQSFLNFDWKVGQTYRFAVAARRNTNRTEYASFFFHPDKKEWLHLVTFSTLTPDTLLKGYYSFVEDFRRNRESAQKTRTALFSNPAVRQIDGQWSPVRKARFTADSNPAVNINAGLRDGQCYLSTGGEISNTDTPLNHFITRTNVETVVPEGVEQVIRAWLESPLK